From one Humulus lupulus chromosome 8, drHumLupu1.1, whole genome shotgun sequence genomic stretch:
- the LOC133798136 gene encoding F-box protein CPR1-like, translated as MEFPEDIIREILRRLPVKTLVRFKCVSKSWRILIISPNFVKTHLARIRSEYHLGMATSIILSRYGDSLLSMDPQNEGPQQAMELEFPMLPYFPYYVKGHCDGLICCVVNDGSQGFLLLYNASIREYRKMPIPANFRSTREVFGLGFDASTEDYKIVRIPSMYCRLKVPNFVPKVEVFSVKSNSWRKLPDEDTPPYFVEHVFQATNANGGLYWLAEEGDSLRCVILRFDLSTEKFSVVPPPADELNRNISWIGTLKDQLCVLHSQRLSYVDVWATKDDKTWTKLITVPRSQGSSPSVYGSRYTPLCFTKSGSLLISVGGGEGFLSYDPVENNFRQLEIRGAEHYLQETAYFESLVSPYFGHGNTASTSSSSGEEEEEEEEGWLADTTSNSSIRQLILGLRRGFSSSSSRSRSKQR; from the coding sequence ATGGAGTTTCCAGAGGACATCATTAGGGAGATTCTGAGAAGACTGCCAGTCAAAACCTTGGTCAGATTCAAGTGCGTTTCCAAATCATGGCGTATTCTTATTATCAGTCCAAACTTTGTCAAAACCCATCTGGCCAGGATTCGATCCGAGTACCATCTGGGTATGGCTACTAGTATTATACTCTCTCGCTATGGAGATTCTCTCTTGTCCATGGACCCTCAGAACGAGGGTCCTCAACAAGCTATGGAGCTCGAGTTTCCCATGCTTCCCTACTTCCCTTATTACGTCAAGGGTCACTGCGATGGACTCATCTGCTGTGTCGTCAACGATGGATCTCAGGGTTTTCTTCTGTTGTACAACGCTTCGATCAGGGAGTACAGGAAAATGCCTATCCCTGCCAATTTCAGGAGCACTAGGGAGGTTTTTGGTCTAGGGTTTGATGCTTCTACTGAAGATTACAAGATCGTGAGGATCCCTTCCATGTATTGCCGATTAAAGGTTCCAAATTTCGTCCCTAAGGTGGAGGTTTTCAGTGTGAAATCCAATTCATGGAGGAAACTCCCCGATGAGGACACCCCTCCTTATTTCGTCGAGCATGTGTTCCAAGCCACTAATGCCAATGGCGGCCTCTATTGGCTCGCTGAAGAAGGCGATTCGCTCCGTTGCGTGATTCTCCGATTCGATTTGTCGACTGAGAAGTTCAGCGTGGTGCCGCCACCGGCGGATGAATTGAACCGAAATATTTCGTGGATTGGGACTTTGAAAGACCAGCTTTGCGTGCTTCACAGTCAGAGGCTGAGCTATGTGGATGTATGGGCAACCAAGGATGACAAAACCTGGACGAAGCTCATCACAGTTCCGAGGTCGCAGGGCTCAAGTCCGTCGGTCTATGGCTCACGGTACACGCCACTGTGCTTCACCAAGAGTGGCTCTTTGCTGATCAGTGTTGGAGGAGGAGAAGGGTTTCTTAGCTATGACCCTGTTGAGAACAATTTCAGGCAGCTTGAAATTCGAGGCGCCGAGCATTATTTGCAGGAGACAGCCTATTTTGAGAGCTTGGTTTCGCCTTACTTCGGCCATGGGAATACCGCATCGACTTCGTCCTCCAgtggggaagaagaagaagaagaagaagaaggctgGCTGGCTGACACTACCTCGAATAGCAGCATCAGGCAGCTGATTCTTGGTTTGAGGCGTGGATTCTCTTCCAGTAGTAGTCGCAGCCGCAGTAAACAACGATAA
- the LOC133798134 gene encoding glycerol-3-phosphate dehydrogenase [NAD(+)] 2, chloroplastic isoform X1: MAALMMEPSSSSFLNPNFPSNTNTHRPYLTLTKKPTLLHRIHSAPTPPPSLRCSATPHSASTSTPVPGDQDPFLDPSPDRTRDRRRAVRLAWEKLVRWSRSWRNKAKTDVLERTNKIVVLGGGSFGTAMAAHVAERKSQLEVNMLVRDPQICQSINENHCNCKYFPKHKLPENLIATTDVKVALLGADYCLHAVPVQFSSSFLAGIADYVDPGLPFISLSKGLELNTLRMMSQIIPHALKNQRQPFIALSGPSFSLELMNKLPTAMVVASKDKKLTHAVQQLLASDHLRISTSSDVTGVEIAGALKNVLAIAAGMVEGMNLGNNSMAALVAQGCSEIRWLATKMGAKPATITGLSGTGDIMLTCFVNLSRNRTVGVRLGAGEKLDDILSSMNQVAEGVSTAGAVVALAQKYNVKMPVLTAVARIIDNELTPRKAVFELMSLPQVRLKKYKHRQ; the protein is encoded by the exons ATGGCAGCCTTGATGATGGAACCCTCGTCTTCCTCTTTCCTAAACCCCAACTTCCCTTCTAATACCAACACGCACCGTCCTTATCTCACTCTTACAAAGAAACCCACTCTTCTTCACCGCATCCACTCGGCCCCCACTCCCCCACCCTCACTCCGTTGTTCTGCAACTCCTCATTCGGCTTCGACGTCGACGCCGGTTCCCGGAGACCAAGACCCATTTTTGGATCCCTCTCCGGACCGGACAAGGGATCGCCGCAGAGCAGTGCGGTTGGCGTGGGAGAAGCTGGTCCGCTGGTCTCGGTCATGGCGCAACAAGGCCAAGACTGACGTTCTTGAGCGAACAAACAAG ATTGTTGTGCTTGGAGGTGGATCTTTTGGTACAGCAATGGCTGCTCATGTTGCTGAAAGAAAGTCTCAACTGGAAGTTAACATGCTTGTACGCGATCCTCAAATTTGCCAATCAATCAATGAGAACCACTGTAATTG TAAATACTTCCCAAAACACAAGCTCCCGGAAAATTTAATTGCAACGACTGATGTTAAAGTTGCATTGCTTGGTGCTGACTATTGCCTCCATGCTGTGCCTGTGCAG TTCAGCTCGTCTTTTCTTGCCGGAATTGCTGATTATGTCGATCCAGGCTTGCCATTCATATCCCTCAGCAAGGGCTTAGAGCTCAATACACTAAGGATGATGTCTCAGATTATTCCCCACGCACTGAAGAATCAGCGTCAACCTTTCATTGCATTGTCAGGACCTTCTTTTTCATTGGAACTCATGAATAAATTACCAACAG CAATGGTGGTGGCATCGAAAGACAAGAAATTGACACATGCAGTTCAGCAGCTACTAGCCTCTGATCATCTAAGAATCAGCACTTCAAG TGATGTCACAGGGGTGGAAATTGCAGGTGCTCTTAAAAATGTGCTTGCAATAGCTGCAGGAATGGTGGAGGGGATGAATCTTGGGAATAACTCTATGGCAGCTCTTGTTGCACAAGGTTGTTCTGAGATACGATGGTTGGCAACAAAG ATGGGTGCAAAGCCGGCTACAATAACTGGTCTATCAGGGACAGGAGACATCATGCTTACTTGCTTTGTGAATCTTTCTAGAAACAGAACTGTTGGTGTTCGTCTTGGAGCTGGGGAGAAGCTGGATGATATACTGAGTTCCATGAATCAG GTGGCAGAAGGTGTATCAACAGCTGGAGCTGTGGTCGCACTAGCCCAGAAATATAATGTGAAGATGCCAGTTTTAACAGCTGTTGCTCGGATTATTGATAATGAATTGACACCAAGGAAAGCTGTTTTTGAGTTGATGAGCCTTCCTCAGGTCAG GTTGAAGAAGTATAAACACCGGCAATAA
- the LOC133798134 gene encoding glycerol-3-phosphate dehydrogenase [NAD(+)] 2, chloroplastic isoform X2 yields MAALMMEPSSSSFLNPNFPSNTNTHRPYLTLTKKPTLLHRIHSAPTPPPSLRCSATPHSASTSTPVPGDQDPFLDPSPDRTRDRRRAVRLAWEKLVRWSRSWRNKAKTDVLERTNKIVVLGGGSFGTAMAAHVAERKSQLEVNMLVRDPQICQSINENHCNCKYFPKHKLPENLIATTDVKVALLGADYCLHAVPVQFSSSFLAGIADYVDPGLPFISLSKGLELNTLRMMSQIIPHALKNQRQPFIALSGPSFSLELMNKLPTAMVVASKDKKLTHAVQQLLASDHLRISTSSDVTGVEIAGALKNVLAIAAGMVEGMNLGNNSMAALVAQGCSEIRWLATKMGAKPATITGLSGTGDIMLTCFVNLSRNRTVGVRLGAGEKLDDILSSMNQVAEGVSTAGAVVALAQKYNVKMPVLTAVARIIDNELTPRKAVFELMSLPQVEEV; encoded by the exons ATGGCAGCCTTGATGATGGAACCCTCGTCTTCCTCTTTCCTAAACCCCAACTTCCCTTCTAATACCAACACGCACCGTCCTTATCTCACTCTTACAAAGAAACCCACTCTTCTTCACCGCATCCACTCGGCCCCCACTCCCCCACCCTCACTCCGTTGTTCTGCAACTCCTCATTCGGCTTCGACGTCGACGCCGGTTCCCGGAGACCAAGACCCATTTTTGGATCCCTCTCCGGACCGGACAAGGGATCGCCGCAGAGCAGTGCGGTTGGCGTGGGAGAAGCTGGTCCGCTGGTCTCGGTCATGGCGCAACAAGGCCAAGACTGACGTTCTTGAGCGAACAAACAAG ATTGTTGTGCTTGGAGGTGGATCTTTTGGTACAGCAATGGCTGCTCATGTTGCTGAAAGAAAGTCTCAACTGGAAGTTAACATGCTTGTACGCGATCCTCAAATTTGCCAATCAATCAATGAGAACCACTGTAATTG TAAATACTTCCCAAAACACAAGCTCCCGGAAAATTTAATTGCAACGACTGATGTTAAAGTTGCATTGCTTGGTGCTGACTATTGCCTCCATGCTGTGCCTGTGCAG TTCAGCTCGTCTTTTCTTGCCGGAATTGCTGATTATGTCGATCCAGGCTTGCCATTCATATCCCTCAGCAAGGGCTTAGAGCTCAATACACTAAGGATGATGTCTCAGATTATTCCCCACGCACTGAAGAATCAGCGTCAACCTTTCATTGCATTGTCAGGACCTTCTTTTTCATTGGAACTCATGAATAAATTACCAACAG CAATGGTGGTGGCATCGAAAGACAAGAAATTGACACATGCAGTTCAGCAGCTACTAGCCTCTGATCATCTAAGAATCAGCACTTCAAG TGATGTCACAGGGGTGGAAATTGCAGGTGCTCTTAAAAATGTGCTTGCAATAGCTGCAGGAATGGTGGAGGGGATGAATCTTGGGAATAACTCTATGGCAGCTCTTGTTGCACAAGGTTGTTCTGAGATACGATGGTTGGCAACAAAG ATGGGTGCAAAGCCGGCTACAATAACTGGTCTATCAGGGACAGGAGACATCATGCTTACTTGCTTTGTGAATCTTTCTAGAAACAGAACTGTTGGTGTTCGTCTTGGAGCTGGGGAGAAGCTGGATGATATACTGAGTTCCATGAATCAG GTGGCAGAAGGTGTATCAACAGCTGGAGCTGTGGTCGCACTAGCCCAGAAATATAATGTGAAGATGCCAGTTTTAACAGCTGTTGCTCGGATTATTGATAATGAATTGACACCAAGGAAAGCTGTTTTTGAGTTGATGAGCCTTCCTCAG GTTGAAGAAGTATAA